In Apostichopus japonicus isolate 1M-3 chromosome 3, ASM3797524v1, whole genome shotgun sequence, a single genomic region encodes these proteins:
- the LOC139965662 gene encoding uncharacterized protein, producing the protein MIGSALLVVLLASWSSGSFLLPFGPEYEDRRVTGQKYIELDNPINLDGEQYQLIAVNKRGYLSLKKAALLFSKQDARVSVIEEEDDLTKSKPIDVFFRLTNDTDMKYAIDSLIEKTHPTLFKSDQLLITTWVQHGCQEAPKSEKTKEMKRTTQCVLASDAVQSYAVYLTDGGGACKDGHVTLNDEESGNIAGSNFSREDVPASRHLVREQEAHHHSPVVVQLHRDPLPGGPNATVSDFEMFQLSTERGNCLSLSQSKGYVISCNDDNGRVERNTVFRLHGSPGNQQMELFGSGQCLDREHCHSSSSNLRSSDCSHCGAIHWYMRGDGTLREDNGANCIYVVQSTNQAEVHHSSSGCTSFHVIHLGDIVQFKSPSKGDCLGNGVFVECNLAGRFRIYNLPRQYQLKDARTGFCFDREHCHASTSNTRLSTCSHCGAIHWSIENIKVGEDDMKNCVNRGTANSAVMKHCSDGWEKLNCEISTSVGSSSSSTPTNSSSIITGLPKPDISYYMKMMPHRQISGARLYKEDRDGFARLEFVHALPNQNTFHVVTNQGVLDVQYWVVTINTNAPHNDTFTPGELFRELMISGSNTIREIHLRYAAVDVNRRLFGEKDGLLSFFLKDEDAYRPLPYQILKQIHISLEQDDLWRYAPTVHNNTYTQSYFTFVGETFINIALYWPKD; encoded by the exons atgattgGGAGTGCATTGTTGGTGGTGTTGTTGGCCTCATGGTCAAGCGGATCCTTTTTATTACCATTTGGTCCAGAATATGAGGATAGAAGAGTTACTGGCCAGAAATACATCGAACTAGACAACCCGATAAACCTGGATGGAGAACAGTATCAGCTCATTGCT GTTAACAAGAGAGGCTATTTGTCCTTGAAGAAGGCTGCTCTTCTTTTCTCAAAACAAGATGCAAGAGTCTCAGTTATCGAAGAAGAGGATGATCTTACGAAGTCCAAACCTATCGATGTTTTCTTTCGCTTGACCAATGATACGGATATGAAATATGCTATTGATTCTCTGATAGAGAAAACTCACCCGACGTTATTCAAATCGGATCAGTTACTAATCACAACATGGGTTCAACATGGCTGTCAAGAGGCACCGAAAAGTGAG AAGACgaaggaaatgaaaagaacCACCCAATGCGTGCTTGCTAGTGACGCAGTCCAATCATACGCCGTTTACCTCACAGATGGAGGCGGGGCTTGTAAAGATGGTCACGTGACTTTAAATGATGAGGAATCTGGCAACATTGCTGGAAGTAATTTTTCCAGGGAAGACGTTCCTGCCTCTCGTCATCTTGTAAGGGAGCAAGAGGCTCATCATCATTCACCAGTAGTGGTGCAACTGCACAGAGATCCTTTACCTG GCGGACCTAATGCCACCGTATCCGACTTTGAAATGTTCCAGCTTTCAACTGAAAGGGGCAATTGTCTGTCACTGTCTCAATCGAAAGGTTACGTAATAAGTTGCAATGATGATAATGGTCGTGTTGAAAGAAATACAGTTTTCCGTCTCCATGGATCGCCTGGAAATCAACAAATGGAGTTATTTGGATCCGGACAATGTTTGGACCGCGAACATTGTCATTCCAGCTCATCTAATTTACGTTCTTCTGATTGCAGTCACTGTGGGGCGATTCACTGGTACATGAGAGGAGATGGGACCCTAAGGGAAGACAATGGCGCCAACTGCATCTATGTCGTGCAATCAACCAACCAGGCCGAAGTCCACCATTCCTCTTCCGGATGTACCAGCTTTCACGTGATTCATCTCGGTGATATCGTACAATTCAAAAGTCCCTCCAAAGGTGATTGCTTAGGAAACGGTGTCTTTGTTGAATGTAACCTTGCTGGTAGATTCAGGATCTACAATTTACCTCGTCAATATCAACTCAAAGACGCAAGAACCGGCTTTTGTTTCGATAGAGAGCATTGTCATGCATCCACGTCTAACACAAGGCTCTCCACCTGCAGTCATTGTGGCGCTATTCATTGGTCGATCGAGAACATTAAAGTTGGTGAAGATGATATGAAAAACTGTGTCAACAGAGGAACAGCAAACTCGGCCGTCATGAAACACTGCTCAGATGGTTGGGAGAAGCTTAACTGTGAAATATCTACAAGTGTcggttcttcttcttcttcgacCCCTACAAACTCTTCCTCCATCATTACTGGACTACCCAAACCCGACATTTCATACTACATGAAAATGATGCCCCATCGGCAAATCTCGGGCGCACGGCTGTATAAGGAAGACCGCGATGGGTTTGCTAGGCTTGAGTTTGTCCACGCATTGCCCAATCAAAACACGTTTCATGTTGTAACAAACCAGGGCGTTCTTGATGTTCAATATTGGGTGGTGACGATCAACACGAATGCCCCACACAATGACACATTCACCCCTGGTGAATTGTTTCGTGAGCTGATGATATCTGGATCGAACACCATCAGAGAGATCCATCTGAGATACGCGGCTGTTGATGTTAATCGTCGACTGTTTGGTGAGAAGGACGGCCTCCTGAGTTTCTTCTTGAAGGACGAAGATGCTTACAGACCGCTTCCATATCAAATCCTGAAACAAATTCATATATCTCTCGAACAAGATGATTTGTGGCGTTATGCACCGACTGTCCATAACAACACGTACACTCAGAGTTACTTTACATTTGTTGGGGAAACATTTATCAACATAGCACTTTATTGGCCTAAAGACTAA
- the LOC139965661 gene encoding uncharacterized protein, with protein MIWSALLVVLLVSWSTGSSSFLLPFGPDYEDRRVTDQNNIELDNPINLDGEQYHLIGVNKRGYLSLKKAALLCSKQDARVSVIEEEDDRTKSKAIDVFFRLTNDTDMKYAIDSLIEKTHPTLFKSDQLLITTWIQHGCHEAPKGEKTKEMKRTTQCVLTSDAVQSYAVYLTDGGGACKDGDVTLNDEGPGNIAGSNCSREDVTAPLHLERKQEAHHNSPVVVQLHRDPLPGAPDATVSDFEMFQLSTKRGNCLSLSKYEGFVIGCNDDNGRVKKNTVFRLHGSPGNQRMDLFGSGQCLDRERCRSNTSNLRSANCGHCGAMHWDMRKDGTLMEDKGSNCIYVVQSTNRAQVHHSSSGCTSFRVIPLGNVVQFKSLSKGDCLGNGVFARCNLAGRFRIYNLPRRYQLRDAKTGRCFDRENCHSSTSNTSLSTCSHCGAFDWSIENTKVGANNMNYCVNRGTANSAVTKRCSSRWEKLNCEISKRVGSSSSSTPTNSSSIITGLPKPDISYYMKMMPHRQISGARLYKEDRDGFARLEFVHALPNQNTFHVVTNQGVLDVQYWVVTINTNAPHNDTLTPAELFRELLISGSNTVVREIHLRYAAVDVNRRLFGEKDGLLSLFLKDEGAYRPLPYQILKQIHISLEQDDLWRYAPTVHNNTYTQSYFTFVGETFINRALYWPKD; from the exons atgatttgGAGTGCATTGTTGGTGGTGTTGTTGGTCTCATGGTCAACCGGATCATCATCGTTTCTATTACCATTTGGTCCAGACTATGAGGATAGAAGGGTTACTGACCAAAATAACATCGAACTAGACAACCCGATAAACCTGGACGGAGAACAGTATCATCTCATTGGT GTTAACAAGAGAGGATATTTGTCTTTGAAGAAAGCTGCTCTTCTTTGCTCAAAACAAGATGCAAGAGTTTCAGTTATCGAAGAAGAGGATGATCGTACGAAGTCCAAAGCTATCGATGTTTTCTTTCGCTTGACCAATGATACGGATATGAAATATGCTATTGATTCTCTGATAGAGAAAACTCACCCGACGTTATTCAAATCGGATCAGTTACTAATCACAACATGGATTCAACATGGCTGTCACGAGGCACCGAAAGGTGAG AAGACgaaggaaatgaaaagaacCACCCAATGCGTGCTCACTAGTGACGCAGTCCAATCATACGCCGTTTACCTCACGGATGGAGGCGGGGCTTGTAAAGATGGTGACGTGACTTTAAATGATGAGGGACCTGGTAACATTGCTGGAAGTAATTGTTCCAGGGAAGACGTTACTGCCCCTCTGCATCTTGAAAGGAAGCAAGAGGCTCATCATAATTCACCAGTAGTGGTGCAACTGCACAGAGATCCTTTACCTG GCGCACCTGATGCCACCGTATCCGACTTTGAAATGTTCCAGCTTTCAACTAAAAGGGGCAATTGTCTGTCACTGTCTAAATATGAAGGTTTCGTAATAGGTTGCAATGATGATAATGGTCGtgttaaaaaaaacacagtttTCCGTCTCCATGGATCGCCCGGAAATCAACGAATGGATTTATTTGGATCCGGACAATGTTTGGACCGCGAGCGTTGTCGTTCCAACACATCTAATTTACGGTCTGCTAATTGCGGTCACTGTGGGGCGATGCATTGGGACATGAGAAAAGATGGGACCCTTATGGAAGACAAAGGCTCCAACTGCATCTATGTCGTGCAATCAACCAACCGGGCCCAAGTCCACCATTCCTCTTCCGGATGTACCAGCTTTCGCGTGATTCCTCTAGGTAATGTCGTACAATTCAAAAGTCTCTCCAAAGGTGATTGCTTAGGAAACGGTGTCTTTGCTAGATGTAACCTTGCTGGTAGATTCAGGATCTACAATTTACCTCGTCGTTATCAACTCAGAGACGCAAAAACCGGCCGTTGTTTCGATAGAGAGAATTGTCATTCATCCACGTCTAACACAAGTCTCTCCACCTGCAGCCATTGTGGCGCTTTTGATTGGTCGATCGAGAACACTAAAGTTGGTGCAAATAATATGAATTACTGTGTCAACAGAGGAACAGCTAACTCGGCCGTCACGAAACGATGCTCAAGTCGTTGGGAGAAGCTTAACTGTGAAATATCTAAAAGGGTcggttcttcttcttcttcgacCCCTACAAATTCTTCCTCCATCATTACTGGACTACCCAAACCCGACATTTCATACTACATGAAAATGATGCCCCATCGGCAAATCTCGGGCGCACGGCTGTATAAGGAAGACCGCGATGGATTTGCTAGGCTTGAGTTTGTCCACGCATTGCCCAATCAAAACACGTTTCATGTTGTAACAAACCAGGGCGTTCTTGATGTTCAATATTGGGTGGTGACGATCAACACTAATGCCCCGCACAATGACACATTGACCCCTGCTGAATTGTTTCGTGAGCTGCTGATATCTGGATCGAACACCGTCGTCAGAGAGATCCATCTGAGATACGCGGCTGTTGATGTTAATCGTCGACTGTTTGGTGAGAAGGACGGCCTCCTGAGTCTCTTCTTGAAAGACGAAGGTGCTTACAGACCGCTTCCATATCAAATCCTGAAACAAATTCATATATCTCTCGAACAAGATGATTTGTGGCGTTATGCACCGACTGTTCATAACAACACGTACACTCAGAGTTACTTTACATTTGTTGGGGAAACATTTATCAACAGAGCACTTTATTGGCCTAAAGACTAA